From the Oceanispirochaeta sp. M1 genome, one window contains:
- a CDS encoding metallophosphoesterase, giving the protein MHKFLKGIAYFLGGLLVIALALGIYLIIPRKGVTSTELWNHKEAYNPGDIASLSMEEGEDFKILVMADIQLESNPVKDRQALKLIRDMVEKTEPDFIMTVGDNTTSIFSDNRAKLVIKTLSSFGIPWGVVLGNHDGEGRGDRAWHGNRYEEADNSLFKSGPSNIHGVGNYGVNIKSPDGDIIYSLLMMDSNRYREYPDGKDYDFIYFDQIQWYEWMVNGVEKSQGNPVPCIAFFHIPLPEFGLAVEAFNEGSLDEGSFGGVREGVFCPPVNSGLFDSMKELGSTTHIFNGHDHVNSLSVDWEGIRMTYALKTGPASYSDKDLQGGTVVTIQRGNHNIEVKHIDMSKG; this is encoded by the coding sequence ATGCATAAATTTTTGAAAGGTATAGCCTATTTTCTTGGTGGGCTTCTTGTCATTGCTCTGGCACTTGGAATCTATCTCATTATTCCCCGTAAGGGAGTCACATCTACGGAGCTTTGGAATCATAAGGAAGCCTATAATCCCGGTGATATAGCATCTCTTTCCATGGAAGAGGGTGAGGATTTCAAGATCCTTGTGATGGCGGATATTCAGCTGGAGTCAAATCCTGTAAAAGACAGACAGGCCCTGAAGCTGATAAGGGATATGGTTGAAAAAACTGAACCGGATTTCATCATGACTGTAGGGGATAACACAACATCAATCTTCAGTGATAACAGAGCTAAATTGGTTATTAAGACTCTCAGCAGTTTTGGTATCCCCTGGGGTGTTGTTCTTGGAAATCATGATGGAGAAGGACGTGGCGACAGAGCATGGCATGGAAACCGCTATGAAGAAGCTGATAACTCTCTTTTTAAATCAGGACCATCCAATATCCATGGAGTTGGTAATTACGGTGTAAATATTAAAAGTCCTGATGGAGATATTATCTATTCACTCCTTATGATGGATTCAAACCGCTATAGGGAATATCCTGATGGGAAAGATTATGATTTTATCTATTTTGATCAGATCCAGTGGTATGAATGGATGGTAAATGGTGTTGAGAAATCACAGGGAAATCCCGTTCCCTGTATAGCCTTCTTTCATATCCCCCTGCCCGAATTCGGTCTAGCTGTAGAAGCCTTTAACGAGGGGAGTCTTGATGAGGGAAGCTTTGGAGGAGTTCGTGAGGGAGTCTTCTGTCCCCCCGTAAATTCCGGACTTTTTGACTCAATGAAGGAGCTTGGAAGCACTACCCACATCTTTAACGGACATGATCATGTTAATAGCCTCTCTGTTGACTGGGAAGGAATCAGGATGACCTATGCCCTGAAAACAGGTCCTGCCAGTTATAGTGATAAAGACCTTCAGGGTGGAACTGTCGTTACTATTCAGAGGGGGAACCATAATATTGAAGTAAAACATATAGATATGTCTAAAGGATAA
- a CDS encoding NAD(P)H-dependent oxidoreductase subunit E produces the protein MEKKKITICMGSSCFSRGNKDNLKIIQDYLKENDSVDVLLKGALCQEKCSQGPVLYLGDTLHSSVDPDHLPDLLNSYINNCEGAET, from the coding sequence ATGGAAAAAAAGAAAATCACTATCTGCATGGGCAGCTCCTGTTTCTCAAGGGGTAATAAGGACAATCTTAAAATTATTCAGGACTATCTTAAGGAGAACGACTCAGTAGATGTTCTCCTTAAAGGTGCTCTCTGTCAGGAAAAATGCAGTCAGGGACCGGTCCTCTATCTTGGTGACACTCTACACAGCTCTGTTGACCCGGATCATCTGCCGGATCTGCTGAACAGCTATATCAATAATTGTGAGGGGGCTGAAACCTGA